The DNA segment TTCAAAATCTTTGCATTAAACCAACACACATTGGTTTTTACGAAACAATGTGCACTGTTGAATTTTAACATTGAGCATTTTCATGTCtcagttaaaataaaataacaactaGCTTCCCGGAACAAATTGTGATTGTATTGATTTTACTGCTAAATTTTGGAAAACAGATCTCAAACAGAACAACCATCTCAATCCTGCACTTGTCACATTATGTACAATGTACACATAAGATTATGGAATCAAGAATCTACAAGAAAGTCCAACCATTACATCTCAATATAGTACCATAAACATGATTGGACCTTAATTTATTACAAGTTACACATTAGAAGCTTTCGAGGAGCTTAATGTAATCTCTGTCCTGCTTCCCACTTGCTTTTGTTTTTGCTTAATGTCCTTGCAAGCGTTGCCCCAACCATCTCTCTTGCTTACCTGTGGGAGCATTAAAAATCTATATTCAGAAGATGGTTAAGATACACAAGCAACATTCTCATGCATTCATATCATATCTTTCGAGATCATGGCATTGTATTTAGAAAGGTTAATGAATCATTATTTTGGTTCTTGAAGTTGAAAGTATGAAGTGTTGTTATCTTAAACAAAATCTCAGTTGATTCATCTATATCTGTAAACTTTATTATTTAGTGTCATTCTTATCTTTAAgtcacattttttaattattttagacTAATGTGATTGATGAATTGCATTTTTAGATCAATGTAAGGAAGGAATATAATGGTAATTTGTCCATTAAAAATCATGGAGACATAATCATGAATTTGTTATGCTTGGCTTGGATGGTATGCGAAGTAATGAAAAATTCTGACCTTTGGCTGCTGCTCTTCATAGAGCTGATAACTTGGCACTGTTTTCCGCCTTGAAACGGTTCTCCTAGCCTTGAAGTTGGTCTTTGTTATGTGGGGTTTGAAGCTAACTTTTTCTTCTTGTGAATTGATTGAGTAGTTATCAAAATGAAGGGGCACCTCATTTGATCCGCAGCTCTCCTTTTCTTCCCCAGAAGCATCTAAAAATCTTGTCATGATTGTGAATTTGTGAGTACTGTTAGAAGGGTCATATTGCTTCATGGCATGGCTTTCTACTGATGAGGTCTCTGGAAGGCGTGTTGCCATCCATCTCTCAAGCCAGCTCCAACTCATATTTGACTCCATGCTGTTGTGTTTTGTTAATTTTCTCTTTGAACAGATTCTTAGCTGCAACAATCAGGATCAGTATTTTGTTGTCAGCCATGTTTGTCCTTTATATACATTTAATTTTATGCATTGTTAATGTAATAAGTTAATTATTGTGTAAGTCAAGCAAATTTATAATGCATGGTTCCTTGTAATTGAATGATAATGTAAAATGCACTAGTGCATGTGATATTTAGTCTTTGGTGCTTACCTGTTGTGAGAAAGCATAGGCCAGTGCTCTTTCTCTTCTGGTTGATGCCTCCATTCTACTCTGCATCCTCATTTTTGAAACATAACTACTTACGGTGCTGTCATCCCAGTCTTCCTGAAAATGTCTTGTGTTATTTTGCAGCTTAACAGAATTTTGGTTGGTTTCAAATTATACCAATTTGATGGGTCCCAAGTTAACACTCTTAGAAATGTTCCAACTATGTGTGCTGTATGTAAAACTAACAAACCTTGCTTGCTTTAGTTGTAGCACAAATTAACATAAAGGATGATTATCATGTTAACATGTCATCTTCTTTATTCCTTTTGTCACTCTTCtagtttttgttttcatttcttttttctGTAAAAGAAAACAATGATGTGATATTATATTAGCCACCCTTTTTGTTAGTCATCTGCAGTTTAAAACATGTGGGAAAGATGtcttaaaatgttaattttatcTAATTTCTTTGTCCTTTTCTTCTGAATTCATTCTCTTGAGCATcttaattattttctcttttaaccAAAACCTGGAGGCTAGTTCACAACGCATCATTAGCTTGTGTTATACCTTTTGTTTTATTACTTGACTTCTGGTCCTGCGCTGAATACGGTGGCAAATGCCCTTTTTTTCCCCTTCAACCGAGAAAACTTCAGTGGAGTTTGCAGTTTGGACTTCAACTGATGTGCCCATGGACTTTCTATCAAGACTTTCTGATACTAAATTGAACTCCTCTTTTCCTGTTTCTGATCTGATTTCTCCATTTTCACGCCTCAACTGTAATGCAGCATATTACTGATGTTAAAAAGCGATATTATATGCTATGAttaattaagaaacaaagtATGAATCATGTGAATATTAAGATACCATTATATGCTATGATTCTAAAATGTGTAACCTTTGGCacttttttcattaaaaagttACAGAGGGTTGAGTGATGAAATGGGGGAAATTAACAGATGTGAAGGGTGAAAATTGCCATTGTCAGATAAATTATCTTTTCAATTTTCCTCTATTCTCTCTTCAATGTTGCAACTTTCACTCGCTCCATGCACAAACAACTTTTGAGGATATTTCCTTCACTTGATTACAGTTTTTGCATAGACTAAGATATTCTCTATGTGAATAAGAAGGTTGATGTAATTAAAGTTTGGTGAGCTTACCAGGAAGCCTCTGTATGTTGATTGAATAAGAAGAGCTGCTTCTTCCTCAGTCAATGATTTGGAGTCTGAATTTGGCCTTTTCTGTGATACATTCTCCACAGTTTCTTCACTATCAGTGTCCCCTTCATCATTCAAGTCTTCCAATATGGACTGTGAAACCGTGACTTCAGTGCTCTTAACTGAAGCTGAATCATTCTCTGCAAGGACTGAATTGAATTCACCGCCACACAAGTATGACTTAACAGATAACCATCTTCCATTTTCAGCACTATTGCGTCTCATCATCTGTTGGCATGTCATAATTCAAAGCTGGTTGATGAAATATTCAATGGACAATACTATTACTCTAAGACCAATGAATGAGAACATTATTGGAATGTAAATTGAGGTAAAAGAATTGTTGTACTATGCTTTTTCTATCATACATATACAaggtaaaacaaaattaaaagaagtagtatttagagaagaaagaaagaaagaatggAGCTTGAGATACTAACTTTGGTTTCATGCGACCCATCAGAACGATTTTTGGAGAAGACACTTCTGACCAACTCCCCAGTGAACCCCATTTGAGTTTTCTAATTCCACAGCTGAAATGTCCTCTACTATATTAATATGTCAATGCAGAAAGGTGGAGTAGGGTGCATTATTAGGATTGGATAAAGTATAATAAGGAAAGTGACACATTCTTACTTGATCAACAATATTAGGCATTAAATATGAATAAAGTTGGGTTATTTTAAAGGTTACACGAAACTGGTAGCTTTAATATGTAGGGAGAGACCACATGTTAACTAGAAATAGGTTGATGATGATGATCTGTGTGCAGGGATTGCAGAGCTGTAAGGGTACCTTATAAGTCAGAAAATAATAGAAGGTGGAAAAGTTAAAGAAGGATAAAAGAGTATGGATTTGAGTGCAtgtttttattgcttttgtATATACTTTTGGCACATGGCTTGCAGATGGTAGGCTTTTATAAAGCTTACTTGTTACTGGGGTAATGTCCATTATTCCTTTATGGTTACTGTTTCTCAGTACTTAGCctcctattttcattttattttgttttgtttttcttacttTAGTTTTATGCCACTGACTTTGGGGACAGCTTAGGAAGCCTGGGATTCTTTTTTCCATGGATTCTTTACTGTCAATTTTGTAGTGCTTTGGCAGGTGTGCTGTGTTTCTTTGTTTTGGATAAACTCATGAAATGGCAAAGCTGCTATTTGTGAAATGCTACCTAATAAATTATAGCTTAAGAcaccatgattttttttttaaattatgttaaatattttattatgattttttgataaaaatttgactaattatctttaataaaataatttttttcaatcagAATTTCTTTATTATAAACCTTGAATATGAtactttatttaaatatttcagATTCAGTATCATTCAAACTACCAACTAATATGCTAGTGTGTCTACGACCTCATGTATGGTTGGTTGGAAGAAATAAATGTTGAGTGAGAATCCAGGGAGCTAAAAGAATAGCCATTAGATATACATGGTAATTAGAGAATCATGGATTGTTCAATAAAAACGAAACCTTTTATTAGTTTATAGTGTCTCGACCACAATaccttttattataataattaaatatttataataaataattttatcttattttttattttatttaaaaaatcttgttttttacttttttttctactttctATAGGTAGCACAGATACGGACACAcaaagatacgtataatctctaaaatgtaaggTACGgggacacagatctatatattatataattttgaattatataaattgaaaataaatattgatgTGCAAAAGCATGTTTCAGATTCAgcagaaagatatttttcatgacttgttcaaaagaatttgttccttatttttataatcataataaaaatttatacaataaatttgagtttttaaaaaattattgtatttatactctttaaaattgtgttagaaccgtgttagaattttcaaaaatccaacaaatattttttgaattaaacactTCATCGATAAGTGTTCTACGAGTATCGTACGAGTGTCGACTCTGATACGTGTGTCTGACACGGAtacaccatttaagagaagtgtgtgAGCTTCCTTATACTCTTCATAATCTAATACAATTAAGTGATTATTACACTCTTAAAGAAAGTGTTGTTTCTCGTGATGTGGCATCACTTTATTCGCATTGTCTTGTTTTCCAATATTTTCCTTTTACTAAATAATAGTAAAACAAcacaaccattttttttattgagtgGAGGAAATAGTTATTTTGTTATATgcttaaatatatatttctctctaaaatatttataaatttaatatttactttttaatattttttttgtatgtttATCCCTAAAAAACCTtattttgtatttgattttttgtaatatattatCTACATTAACATGGTATCTCATTAtagaataaaaaacatattagttattataataagaaGTTTTAaggattattttttttcttaaaattattccaaaaatttgttaaaaataaacattatttttaaatattttttagggactagatacaaatttcaataataaaaaagtcAAGAAGAATTTATTAGGTaattattacataatttattattttttctagagacaaaaaagtatttaagtatttttatatgaatatttttttttttttggtaagattttaatacataattttgtaaatttgatAATTAgagatttaaataaaataaaattattcaaacttTGCTTGTTAAATGTTGGATTAAACTCACCATTATTCAATAAATAACAAACTTACTCTTACTTTTACACTTAAAAGACATGAATGAATAAAGTTCAAGCTTTATAAATTAGAATTAGTGtatttataacattaataaatgagattcttgtatatataaatttttataattttatcttttttagtaactatattttaaattaaaataactattcataataaaaaagttatctataagttttactctttaataaataaataatttacttatttatttatttaataaaataaataattgaataatttatttttatttttatttcaaaattaactaaataatatttattaaataacggCTATATAATCTTTTGAATATTATTTacagaattatatatatatatatatatatatatatattaaattgtattattttttaattaattatttataaaataagaaagtttttaaaaattataaattatgtatattttaatcatgtattcaataataataataataataatgttagttttatataagaaaagagatcgatttattgcaattgtGGTCACTAAatcgttttttattttaaaattcttctattatgattttttcatatttttaatttaatttttttataatgaaaaataatgaaatatttattaaatttcccATTAATAAAcctaactaaataaaaaaattcaaaattattggAAAAGAAGAATGAATAAGATGCATGAGTAAACAAAGTTTaaataaaagacaaaattaGGATGGAAAGTGATAGAAATGAGATTCAAGATACAAATTCCCTCTAGAATTCAACCACCCCATTAATTGGTTTGGCGTTCCAAGCACCCAAGACAAACTACATCTCAGTCTTCATTGATACCTCCATTTTCAAAGAAGACAAAGTTGAAGTAATGCAACTTAAAAGGAACAATATGctacaaaacaaaagaaccaacAAAGAATTAAGCTTTTGGATCATTCAATGGCGAGGGAGGTGGCACATAGCATAGTTGTGGACATTTTGTGAGAGTTTTGTTGAGATTGAAGGCAACAATATACACACCAAGGAGTTTGGAAGACCAAACATAGCTATGTTTGAATGCTCACCATGGTCTCTTaacctattattttttaatgtttggtTCTTTTCAATTTGATTTGAAATAGAATTAGACCACTCTTAGACTCTTGACTGAAGTtgcttatatttattttttattttttattgataaaaaagtgatattttaacttattatttattaaattagaaaccattttaaagactaaaaaaatattagtttctaaattagtttatattattaataaataatttataaattgatatataattagctaCAAAGGTTTTTctagtaaatttaaaatttaaataattaataattaaaacattggtagctaatattacagtaaatgaagatgaatattccttgtctgatgtgatgctttaatgtagcgtacgtaatcgcacgtaatcgtaatgaagaaagagaggttttgatgaaccctaattgtagagaaaaataaatataacagaaacttttattcacttgtatattagagagtaaaatacatggtgtatatataagaaaaagattaagacctagctgaaacagaaaagaaaagttgggtcaaacaaacaaagcccaataatttaaaatagaaaattaaatatattaacacccctcaagctggggagtagatatttgtcaggcccagcttggatttgagagtagagaattgtgcggaagcaaggggcttggtgaatatgtcagcaacttgcatggcagaagtaatgggtagtagtttgaggagaccagagttaagtttttcacgaactaggtggcaatcaatttcgatatgtttggttcgttcatgaaaaacttgattggaagctatttgaagggcagatttgttgtcacagtacatggttgcaggctgggagagaggaagatgtaaatcctgaaggaggtaagacaatcattgtaactcacatgtagtggtggcaagggctctatactgaagctgcgggagatagttgactgcttctttgatttccatgatattagggagtctcctaagtagatggaatatccagtgacagatttgcgtgtggtaggacatgttgcccagtcagagtcactaaaaccacaaaggtgaagtgaactagtgtgagaaaaatatagtccttcaccagggATGCTcttgaggtaacgcaaaagatgtgagacagcttgctgatgatgagttgtgggtgcatatatgaattggcttaaattgtggacagcgaaggcgatgtctggtcgcgtgttggttaagtaaattagacgtccaaggagtcttctgtattgagaagtggcatcagcatcgagacgtgagccttggtcgggagagagacgggaggtgtgagtcataggagtggccacaggtgcagagtcaagcatgccagtttcttgaaggagatcaagagtatacttgcgttgacttaaatgaagaccagtactgttgcgaacaatttccagtcccaaaaagtaagtgagattacctaaattttttatcttgaagtgatggtgaagggatgcagtaattgtatttatttcctccgtgtcatcaccagttaagagcaagtcatcaacataaacaagaataacagtgagtttatcattattatatttaagaaaaagagagtgatcagcaacagaaatagagtaattatttgataaaagaaaagtagaaagtttggcgtaccattggcgaccagcttgacg comes from the Phaseolus vulgaris cultivar G19833 chromosome 8, P. vulgaris v2.0, whole genome shotgun sequence genome and includes:
- the LOC137826508 gene encoding protein IQ-DOMAIN 33 isoform X1, with amino-acid sequence MGFTGELVRSVFSKNRSDGSHETKMMRRNSAENGRWLSVKSYLCGGEFNSVLAENDSASVKSTEVTVSQSILEDLNDEGDTDSEETVENVSQKRPNSDSKSLTEEEAALLIQSTYRGFLLRRENGEIRSETGKEEFNLVSESLDRKSMGTSVEVQTANSTEVFSVEGEKKGICHRIQRRTRSQVIKQKEDWDDSTVSSYVSKMRMQSRMEASTRRERALAYAFSQQLRICSKRKLTKHNSMESNMSWSWLERWMATRLPETSSVESHAMKQYDPSNSTHKFTIMTRFLDASGEEKESCGSNEVPLHFDNYSINSQEEKVSFKPHITKTNFKARRTVSRRKTVPSYQLYEEQQPKVSKRDGWGNACKDIKQKQKQVGSRTEITLSSSKASNV
- the LOC137826508 gene encoding protein IQ-DOMAIN 33 isoform X2, translated to MTCQQMMRRNSAENGRWLSVKSYLCGGEFNSVLAENDSASVKSTEVTVSQSILEDLNDEGDTDSEETVENVSQKRPNSDSKSLTEEEAALLIQSTYRGFLLRRENGEIRSETGKEEFNLVSESLDRKSMGTSVEVQTANSTEVFSVEGEKKGICHRIQRRTRSQVIKQKEDWDDSTVSSYVSKMRMQSRMEASTRRERALAYAFSQQLRICSKRKLTKHNSMESNMSWSWLERWMATRLPETSSVESHAMKQYDPSNSTHKFTIMTRFLDASGEEKESCGSNEVPLHFDNYSINSQEEKVSFKPHITKTNFKARRTVSRRKTVPSYQLYEEQQPKVSKRDGWGNACKDIKQKQKQVGSRTEITLSSSKASNV